The Poriferisphaera corsica DNA segment GGCCGCACTCATCTCGTGGATCTTCCCCGTAATCGCAGCCCAGTCCGGCGGTAGCGCTTTCGCATTTTTTGCGGTCATGATGTTTCTCCAACTCCTTTGGGTCATCTTTATCATGCCCGAAACAAAGGGGATTCCATTGGAGCAAATTCAAAAGAAACTGCATATTAAGTAATCGCCCAGCCCATCTTATCGCTTTCAGCAGTGCAGTCGATCACTCGAAATGACACCACTATGTCATCCTGCAAATTCGGTCATTCTTGGCTTAGTATCTGGGGTCGTCCGATAATAAATTACTACAGAGCAGTGCTTATAGGCCAAATATCGCTTAACTACTGTCTTGCAAGAACTTTGGATAAAGTTCTTGACGTTTGGTGGTTGGTCGGGTAACGTATACCAAACATAACCCGACAAAAAGTTTCAAGTCGAGCCGTTCCCATCGTCGAAAATATTACCGACGAATGCAATCAACCCCACAATATGTTGGGGTAACGTGGATACTTAGCACGATGGAAGCGAAATAGAAATGGCTAACCCCCTGATTATGCTCGGCCCCGGTGGTGATTACGTGACTCGTTACGCTGTAAAGGGTACGGGCATTCAACGGCACGCAAGTACCAGTAGCGACACCGAAACTGCCGGATCGTTTGCCTCTTGGGCCAAATGGCCGCGTAGGAAAAAGCGAACCGCTGCTCAAACACGCACTCTGGCCAATAAACTGGCATCAACTCAACCCACATGTACGAGTCTAGCTCGGCAACCCGATTCATACGAACGCACCACCCCGCAGCCACACATTGGCGCTTACAATCAAAAAAACAACGGCCAGCTTGAATCAGAACTCGGCATGATCTCAATACTCATCGCTTGGCTCAATGCTCAGCACAAGCAACTTACCTCACTTCACGAACAGATTATGAGTCTGCAAGTGGACACCGTTGATTCAATAGCCATCAGAACAAATACTGCTGAACCCATTCACCGAATTGTTCAGCAACCAATAACCAGCCGCGCGCAGCAAATCTCTGCCGCTATCGAGGAGAGTCTCAATGAATCTCACGCCAAGACAGCTTCAAATCCTCACCAAAATTCGGGATTATCGCGTGACCAAGGGTTATTCCCCAACAATGCAGCAACTCGCCAACGATCTGGGGGTCTCCAAGGTCACAGTATTCGAACACGTCGAAGCACTCATCAAAAAAGGCGCGCTGCAACGCGATGCCAACAAGGCTCGCTCTTTGAGGCTTTCCCCAAATCTGCAGTTGCCTGATGAATCCAAGAAAACGCGACTTCCCTTGGTTGGCACGATTGCCGCAGGTATCCCAATCGAAGCGGTCGAGCAGCGTGAACACCTCGATCTTGAGGAACTCTTCACTTCAGGTCATGTTCATGGCGACAATACCTTCGTCCTCCGCGTACGTGGTGAATCAATGATCGATGAACACATCCAGGACGGTGACTACGTTGTTTGTCAGCGACGTAATACGGCTCGTAACGGGGAAACTGTCGTTGCCATCGTTGATAACGATGAAGCAACGCTGAAAACACTATTCCACGAAAAATCAGGTCAAATCCGACTTCAGCCTGCAAACGATAATTTCGAACCCATTATCGTCGATCCAAACCGTATTCAGATCCAAGGCACGGTCATCGGCGTCATTCGTACATACTGATTTTCGAAGCGCCTTACGGTGATTCCATCAAACGATGAATGATTGCATCGTGTGCTGTAGTGTGTCCAAAATAACAAGACTAGTTTGCTTAAATTACATAACCAACCATGTCTGCGACATTCAACATCAAGCAAGAATCTCATCGCCTCGCAATTGCTATAAGCTATGCCGTCCAGCCGCATCAAATCCGAAGCTTAAATTTGCCTATACATGAACTCTATACATTTGCCCAGAAACGCAAGCTAACCGTAATAGCCCCGCTCACAATCCAATATAGTTGCTCGCCAAATAAAGCTATCCATACCAATGTATGTCTTCCGATTGACTCCATACCTTCTCAGCTAAAGCTTGAGACCCAAATCAACCAATATCAGCTTGCTGCCGCAACTTTTCTAACCCACCACCACATCGGCCCTGTCGCAACGATTCCGACCTCATGGAAGTTACTTATTGCGTTTGCTCGGAGCAGTAGTCATAAAACAGATACAACCTGTCGTCGTGAAGTCTATCACCACTTCACTCGCCACCATGCACATGACAATATTATTGAATTGCAATTAACAATGGCTAAGCAATCGACTCATTACACCCCATGCGATTCATCAAAGGAAAGGGAATGCCATGTCTAATACAAACGCGATCACTACCAAGCAGATCCCCAACATGACCGCCATCGCCATCACACGCAAGGTGACCATCGATCAGATTTCAACAACGGCTGAAGCCTGTGTGCCTCATCTCTTTCAAGTAGCCGAAGCCATCCACGCGACGGTCATCGGTCCATGCGAATTCATCTACGATGGCTACCTCAACGACGAAACTTCCTCCACTTATCTCACGATGGCACTCCCCATTCAACCCGGCCCCACAGACGGCCCAATCGATGGCCTCTCACCCGAAATACATATCTGTCAGATTCCCGCCTGTTCCTGTGCGACACTCCAGCATCTCGGCTCGATGGAAGATATTTGCTCAACTTATAAAGCGATTTCCGATCACGCCGACAAAGAAAACCTTCACCTCAACAAAGCACATTTTCGTGAGGTTTACCACAACTGGGTCGACTATAGTTCCCCAAACAATATCACTGAAATTCAGGTCGCGATCGCTTCCTGATCCACCGTTGGCTCAATCGTTTAGCCAAAAAAACAATCACACACATATTTGATTAAGTAGGTTCGTACCAATGGCCCAACAAACATCTTTCATCATCAAGGACACGCCAAACTATACCGCCCTTTGTCACACACGTGATATTACTTTCGCTCAGATTCCCGAAGTCGCAGGCGAAGTCATTCCGCAAATCTGGGAGCACGCTCTTAATAAACTCGATACCTGTACCGCAGGCCCTGTTGTTTTTAGTTATGAGCCATCCGAAAAACCAGACCACATACAACTCACTATTGCCATCCCCATAGTTCCCAAGGACGGCCTCGAGCTTAGCTCCAGTGACTATCAAATCAAACACTATCCACCAGCCAAAGTCGCCTCAACAGAACACCCAGGTAGTATGACCACAATCGGCCAATCTTGGGAAAAACTTTTTCAGTCCACCAAAGAAGCTGGCCTGAACTGCGAATGTGGCAATGGTCGTGAAATCTATACGCACTGGATCAGTCATGAATCCCCCGACAACCGCACTGAGATACAAGCACTTATTATGGATTAAATCGCATAAAATTAGCATTAATTCCTTCGCCGCGTTTTAACGCGGCTTTTTCTTTACATCCTCATTGACACCCACCACAATATCTTTTCATGCATCCTGAGTAGTGTTTGCCATTGTTTGCGGCAGACCAACCCAGAACTCCCACTTATTCATGCTCAACCTCGCACACGAATCAACATAACAACAGAGATTTCCATGACGGCCCAAGATTCAGCACACGCTTCTTCCGACCTCGATCTTCTGAAACACTATCTATCAGTTAGAGAGGAGCATTGTCCTTCTTGCAGCTACAACCTGCACAACCTCACCAATGACTCCTGCCCTGAGTGTGGCGAACCACTCAAATTGCAGGTCGCCCTTCAGACCCCAAAGCTCGCCGCCTTCATCACCGGCCTCATCGCTCTCTCAATATCCGCCGGCTTCCCGATTCTCTTTGCCGCAATGGCACTCATCGCCTTCACTGCAAACGGTTACTATCCTCGAAAGATGTTGTACTTTTTTAGCGGCCTCGTTCTGCTTTCTCTTCTTAATTCTTCCTTCACTTTTGTATGGTGCCGATTTAAAGCGACTCTGATCCGCAGGACCAGCCGTTTTCGATGGCCCGTCGCCATCATTTCTTGGCTTCTCTGTCCGATCACCATGTTCATTGCATACATCATTCTCGAATTATTCGAATAGCCGCACGTCTCTGTTTTTGCCAAGTACCCACTAACCCCTACTTGACGCACCATCCCCCCTTTCCCTTATCATGTCCGCATGTCTCAGGCTCATACCGCCTCCAATTTGGCCTCCCAATTACCCCCCATCGGCCTCATCGCCGGGCAGGGGCGTATGCCCATCCTCGAAGTCCAAGGTATCCACGCCGCAGGCCGCCAAGTCGCCTGTATCGGCCTCGCAGGCCAATACGAGCCCGATCTGCCCGATCTCTGCGATCATTTCGCACCCGTAGGCCTGATCCGCATCGGTCAGTGGTGTAAAAAACTTCGTCAATTCGGTGCCGACGAAGCCGTCATGATCGGCCGCGTTCGCAAATCACGCATGTATGACCCCCTCGGCATTTTTCGGCAACTCCCTGATTTTCGTGCTGCTAAAATCTGGTATCGTGTCCTGAGGCACGATCGTCGGTCGCAAACCCTCCTTTCCGCCGTCGCAAACGAAATGCAAACCTGTGGAGTCAAACTCATCGATTCAACCCAGTACATCACAGACCATCTCGCTTCCGAAGGCATCATGACCAAGCGAGGGCTTACGCCCGCTCAGGAAGCCGACATCAAATTCGCTTGGCCCATCCTCATGAACATGAATAATCTCGAAATCGGCCAAGCCATTGCCGTCAAAGACCGCGAAGTCATCGCCGTCGAAGCGATGGAAGGCACAGATGCCATGATCAAACGCGCAGGCAAGCTCTGCCGCTCCGGCAACTTCATCCTCCTCAAAGGACCCAACCCCGGCAAAGACATGCGCTTCGATGTCCCAACCATCGGCCTCCAAACCATCAAAACCCTCGAATCTGCAGGCGGTTCCTGTCTCGTCGTGGCCACCAACCAAGTCATTCTCGCCGACAAGCCCCGCGTCATTGAAGCCGCCAATAAAGCGAACATCACCGTCGTCGGAATATAACCACACCACATGCCCGTTATCTCTACGCAAACCGCTCCCGGAAGTGAGGCCGATTTGCCGTAGCATTCACAAGCCCGTCACCGCTGGTGATGGGGTGTTCTGCAACTCAGCACCTTATTGCCCACAACTCCTTTTACTTCCAATTGGCTCTCGTCTAGTGCTTTTGCTATCCTTATTCTGCAATTTAGACTCAGTCTAATTGGACTGAGTCTCGACTGTTTGAGAGACACCATAGAAATGAGCATCATGACCACCACCGCAAACAAACCATTCTTCGAAGCGCTCGCTGCCGCCATCGCCCCGAATAGCGAATTCGCATCGGTCATCCCAACAGAAACCGCTCTCACATGTGCTGCGCCCAACGATGTTCCCGCAATCTATGAAGTCACGCTCGATGCTAACAACATCTATATCGCGCTCCACACCCCCGACCGTTGGCTCAGTGAATCGGTCGAAGCCGACCTCATGCATACCGGCGACAAGCTCGAAGAGCTGCTCGAAGATGAACTCGTCGAACTCAATGCCTCTCATACAAAATACACCTTCCAGCATTATCGCGACGATCATCTACGCTATATCTTCCGTACACCCATCTCCTTTGAGGCCGAATCCGACCTCACGAGTGCCGTCCTCATCAAGCAAGCCGCGGACCTCCTCCTCGCCTATCAACTCGCATTTGTTGAGCTCGGCGACATGGCCGGCGAAGACGAAGATTAAATTCTCAATACCAGCAGATGCCGTTCTACCTGCGTGACGACAACCTTGATTGAGCGATCAATATGTATCAGGCTCTGCCTCATTGATTTCTCATCACTTTTTCATCCGTGTGTCACAAAAGATATGCACCCTAATTGATAATTTTCACCGCGATGTTACGCTTAGTGTTACGTGTACGCTGCGACATCAGACAGTCAGCCTCTAACCTGACGTCACTTCGCCTGTCCCGTTTCGTTTCAGACTGCTGTCTCAGAGCGATTAACGTCATCATTGACACGACTTCTTTGTTGGTCGGCTTGACTCAGCCCCCGCTTTTCACGCACATTCTCATTGCCCCGCCCGTGAAGTGAAAGCTCGCCGTTCAACTTACAAGTATGACGCCTCGCTCGACCGCGTGCTATCCATGTTTGATAGCTGTACGGTCAAGTTGCTTACTTTTACGTTAGCTTTCAAGCGTGAACTCGTTTGCTACTCACCCGGTCAACAACTGACCTATTGCAATCAAACATATTTACGCCAAACATTCTGACATCCGCAACTGACCTGAATCAACCCCGCGCTACAATCAACGCTTGATTGACGCTTTGAGCAGACTGCCACAAATCCAGATCACCTATCATTTGATCTGACGCAAACCGCTCTAAACAACAGCGCATTCACGACTCTTATGGAGCATTCGCAATGCGAGTTCTCATGCTAGGTTGGGAGTTTCCTCCCTTTATCTCCGGTGGCCTCGGCACCGCATGCCATGGCCTCACCAAAGCCCTCGGCAAGTGTGGCGTCGATATCACATTCGTACTCCCCAAAGCCATCGACTCCGAACTGACTTCACACGTCAACCTCCTTGCCCCCCAAACCACCCCCACAGGCAATCCCCCCGGCAAACGCTCCGCCGAAGAAGTCGCCGCTACCTTCACTTACGAACAACTCGCCTACGACGAGCCTTCCACCGAAGATTTCTCCCACGTCACCTTCCAAGCCATCCCCGCCAAGGTGCCCGCCCCCTATCAACAATCCAAGCCCGCCGCCTCCTCATCTTTCTTCGCGCCGCCCACCGAGATGGCCAAGCAATACGATCAACGCCATACCTCGCATAAAGCTGGCCCCGCCATCCGTACCTCCCCGCGGCCTGGCTTCTCTTCCGATCAAGCCACACCTACTTCACACCCCGTCGCGCATGAGCCCGGCTCCGAAGTTGAATACGACGGCGACCTCTATGCCGCCGCCAAACGCTATGCCGCACTCACGCTCGACCTCTGCCGCAACAACCACGATTTTGACGTCGTACACGCGCACGATTGGCTCACCTTCCCCGCAGGCATCGCCGCCTCGCAAGCCCTCTCTCTCCCTCTCGTCGTCCACATCCACTCCACCGAATTCGACCGTGCTGGCGACAACATCAATCAAGCTATCTACGCCATCGAAAAGCAGGGCCTCCACGCCGCCACCGCCATCATCGCGGTCTCGCACCTCACCAAATCCATCGTCTGTAATCGCTACGACATCCCCCCCGAAAAAGTCCACGTCGTCTACAACGGCATCGACAACGGTGTCATCACCCCTATCCAAGCCGCACGCCCACGCACCATCGACCGCAACGATAAAATCGCCCTCTTCCTCGGCCGCATCACCCACCAAAAAGGCCCTGAATACTTCGTCGAAGCCGCTAAAAAAGTTCTCGAGAAGATCGACAACATCAAATTCATCATGGCAGGTTCAGGCGACAAAACCCGTGAAGTCATCGAACTCGCAGCCAAGCACGGCATCGGCAACAAAGTCCTCTTCACAGGCTTCCTACGCGGCAACGACGTCCAGCGCGTCTTCCAAATGGCCGACGTCTACGTCATGCCCTCCGTCTCCGAGCCCTTCGGCATCGCCGCTCTCGAAGCCATTCGGCAAGACGTTCCCGTCATCGTATCCAAAACTTCAGGCGTCGCCGAAGTCGTTCGCCACGCACTCAAAGTCGACTTCTGGGACACCCACGCCATCGCCGATCGCATCGTCAACGTCCTCACCCGCCCACCCCTCGCCGCCGAACTCCGCAAGCACGCCGACCTCGAACTCCGCAAACTCACCTGGGACGGTGCCGCCATCAAAACCACGGAACTTTATACCCAACTCACGCCCACAGCCCTTCATAGTTAAGACGTGTCATAAAACTAAAACTCACCCAACCCGCATACCTTCGCATGCGGGTTGTTCTTTTGTATGACACAATATAGACCCCCCAGCTTACGCACATTACCATAGCCCTCATGGATTCACCCGCACCTAAACCTATCATCATCACAATCGCTCTTCTCCTCATCGTCCTCCTCGCCTACATCCTCTTTGCCGTCGTCCCCGGCCGCCAACTCGGTCCCGGCTCATCCAACGTCAAAACCGCCATTCAAATCCCCACCGCCCGCTTCAACATCGGCTCCCCATCACAATACAAAGATCCAACCATCTACACCGACTACCTCGATTCCCGTCAGGTCTACCTCGTTACCAATTCACACAACATGCTCGTTGCCCTCGCTGCACGTTGCCCCAAAGACAACAATCCCATCACCTTTGATCGCGATTCTTATCGCTTTGAGTGTCACGCCTGTCGCTCCCGTTTCACTTCCGATGGCCTCCGCCTTCGCCCATACACAGCCCCCACCTCCCTTGCTCGTTTGCAAATCGCCTACGATCCTGACAACGACACCCTCACCGTCCGTCCCCACCGTTTTTTCTTTCACGAAAATAAAAAACGCGACACCTGGTCAAACCCTCATTCCATGTATCACTACATCACCCCCAATATCGCTCCTGTACGCCGCTGAAGACCCATTTCAATTTAAACCTCATCGCTTCAAAAAAAACAATCACCATTTCCCCTCATTTTTCTTTGATCGACTCTTTTTTCACCATATTATTCAAAGTATACACAAGCACATTCTTAAGCATTTTATTTTGACCTTTAACGCAATGTGGTGACCTATGAATCAGATGCTTTCCCCTGCTGCTACCCTGTCTAATCATCCACTGTATTCGTCTTCCCAGATTCCTCGCTACATCACACAAACCGAAGCCAATCAACTCGCAACCTTCTCTCAGCGAGCCTTCTTCCACATCCCCGTTCCCGCCTCTTTTTCCCTCCCCCGCGCCATCTGCTCCTATGGCTTCTACATTCTCGCGCCCAACCATTGGAACCCCATCACCCAAACCTTCACCCGCCCATTCCGCTTCGCGCACAACCGCACCCTCGTCATTCAACTCACACAAAAATCACAAACCACCACCCCTCGCCTCTGCGTCAAAACCTCTCAGCCCGCAACGCCCCTCGAAATCATTCACATCAAACAGGCGCTTCGGCGAATGCTCCGCCTCAATGAAGACTTCACACGCTTCCACAGCCTGCACCCCCTCGCAGCCCGCAAACATTTTGGCCGCCTCCTGCGTTCGCCCTCACTCTTTGAAGATATCATCAAAACGATCACCACCTGTAATGTCACTTGGCCCAACACCATCCGTATGAACAATCTGCTTGTCCAAAAAATCGGCCGCGGTGACTTCCCTTCTCCCAAACAGCTCGCCGCCGTTACAGAATCTGAACTCAAACATCTTTGCAAAGTCGGCTACCGCGCCAAGCGCATCATCAAACTCGCCCGTTGCATCGTCAACGGCTCGCTCAATCTCAGCGAACTCGACTCACCCACCCTCACCACCGATCAGCTCTATCCCAAACTTCTCGCCATCCACGGTATAGGCCCTTACGCCGCCTCAAATCTCTGTCAACTCCTCGCCCATTACGACCGCATCCCCATCGACTCCGAAACCCACCGCCACTTCTGTAAACACCACAACCTCAAACGCCCTACCACCCACAAATCAATCAATCGATTAGACAAGAAAATACGTAAGCATTACACCCCCTACGCTCCCTACCAATTCCTCGCCTACTGGTTCGACCTCTGGCAAGACTACGAAGATCATCTCGATAAACCCGCCCACGATTGGCAACCCCACGAACTCGACGCCTTCACCGCCTCTAACCTCAACTAACTTTTAGTTAGATCGCAAGCTCCAATGCCTCTTACGCCGCAACCCGCTCGCTCTTACCTTTAACCGTACAAGCCTGCCCCTTTTTCAGCCTCGCAATCATGCAAGGCCGCATCCCCCTCAATCCCTCAACCTTCCCAATCAACCGAAGCCATAGCAGCTCCACCAGCATCAGCGGTGGCAACACCGCCAAATGCCCCGACGAGTTGACCATCTCCACCTTTGCAAGTTCCAGTCCCGCCGCCTCAGCCACTTTTCTTAAATCCTTCTCTCTATTCATGAGATAGTGAGTCTCGTACACGTCCTCACCTTTTCTTCCCAGCAGCACACCCGCCGCCCACGCAATCATCACTTCCGGCAACAACCGCGCACCCAACGTTGTATACCCCCACTTGTTCGGCGTATGAATCAACACCTCCCCATCCTCACTCAGCACACGCTCCACCTCACGCATCAAACCCACCGGATCCTTCACATGCTCCACCACCATATTCAGCGTCACCAGATCCACGCCCCCATCTCCCATCGGCAATCTCTCCGTAATATCGCACACCACCTTCTCATTCAATCCCTCATGCCGCCCAATCGAATCCGCATCCAGATCAATCCCCACAACATGCACGTCCTCCAAATCCAACCGATACTCATTTTTCTCCGCAACAAATGGCGAGAAAAACGCATGTCCGCACCCCAAATCAATCCACCGCTTAACCTTTCCTTCACCCAATATCCGCTTCAGTTCATCCGCATACCCGTACTGACTGTTCAGCAACTCCGGATACAGTAACCGCACCGCTTTCCAGTAAAGCCGATCCGTCAACCGATAATAAGCAGCGCGCAATGATCCCATAAAAGCTTCTGACCTTTCACCTCATTCATCGACACATCATTCACGCCAAAACCACGCCCGCCCTTATCGGACACCCTTAATAGAGAAGATGATTCATCGTGTCTTATCAAGCCCATGACCGCCGGTCATGGGGTGTTTTACAAATCAGCATCAGTTGCTTGCAACTCAAGTCACCGCAGGCTAACAGCTTGCCGGTCTTTATTTAGCCGTACACTTCTCTTCGCCTCACTTGCGTTTTCTATCGCACTCGCATGAACAACTAGTACTCACTCCCCTCGCTGCCGCATCGCTTCATACATCAAGACCGCTGCCGCGTTTGACGCATTCAACGAATCCACAATGCCCGACTTATTCGGGATCACCACCCTTTGTCCTCCATACTTATCCGCAGCTTCTAACCACATATTAGATAAGCCTCGATCCTCTGGCCCGATCACGATCGCAATCCCCCCACCCCCCCCAATTCCCTCGGCTCCTCGATTCCCGCGATCAGCCTCCAACCCCTTCCCATAATCTGCTTCGCGATAGTCCACCGCTCCCGCCGGCGTTGCCGCCAAAATCCGAACACGATTCTCAACCAACCACGCAATCACCTCTTCCTCATCCGCGCTAACCGTTGGCAAATCAAACACCGCCGCCGTACTCGTCCGAATCGCATTCGGATGTAACACATCCACCGGATACCCTGCTGTATTCGCCGCAATCACTGCATCAACACCCGCTGCCGCAGCAGTCCGCACCATCGCCCCAACATTCCCCGGCTTCTCCATCTGGACACAAACCAAATACACGCCCCCCTCCGTTGGCACTTCACCATCAACCGCACCACTAACCAATTTATCTAATCCCCAGTTAGGTGCTTCGAATATCGCCAGCAGGCCCTCCGGCCCATCCACATAACTTACCTTTTCCATCACTTCTCGATTCACCCCAAACAGCTTCACCCCATCCTCCCTACCCATCACGCGTGATAGAATCTCATCAACGCCAGCTTTCACCGCATCATCCTTACCCACCATCGTTTCGCACACATATATCTCGCGCATCACCAACCCCGCCATCACAGCGCGGCTGACCTCTCTCACCCCCTCAGCTAACACCACGCCCGCCGCACGACGCTTCCGCCCATTACGTAACCTCACCAATTCCTTAACCCGAGGATTTGTTCTGCTTGTGATCTCGATCATCTTCATTTCGTGACTCATAGGTTGGCTCACCCGCTTCTTATTTGATCGTGCTTCCCAAAGTTTCGTTGATAGCTGGTTTCTGAGGGAACGATACTTCACACATCCCCCCGTAGGCAAGCGTGAGCGAATCTTTCAGGTGCACGGGAAACCGAGTTTACACAACCCTTCCACATCTTCCCAAACGTGCGCGCAAATCGATCGTTAGCACACAAAGTTCATCAGTTTTGAGCCAAAACTTCGTCTTTAATCACTATTTTGAAGCATTCTTTGCCGTTTTGAGGTATTTTCTCAATTTTGAGAAAAATACATTAACCCCAATACCCCTAGATGCTTGCCGCTTTTCCACAGCGTGTTTGTGCGCAAAACAGCAAAATCAATACGCGCGTTTGGGCGCACAAAACCGCCGTGAAATCCAACAGCATTGCCTATTTATAATGCAAAACCAAGCGCTTTCTGAGTCATCACACAAAATCTTCAGCATGCTCTGGCATGATGCTTGCGCACAAAAAAACGCGGCAGCTGATCGTTTTCAGACTGCCGCGAATATATTCAATCCACCAATGTTCGTCCTGCAACCCGCTCGAAAGCATCTACGAACAAGACTCAACCATCATCTTATGCATCAATGCAGGATCAACATAAGCTCTCACTTTGAAAACTTTTAGATCGTCATCAAACTCCATCACCCAGCAATAAGTATTGCTCATGGTCTTGTGCTTAAAATCCGTCGGCAACGATACCATCTCAACCACTGCAACATTCTCATCCAGATAAACACGTTCGACATGCAGCATCGCACCATCTTTAACATCTTTATTTACAGGTACGTACGCGCCACTGCGAAAAACCTTCTTTCCCTTGTAAGTCCCCGCAAATGCGTGCGAACCCATAATCGTCCATTCCACATCGTCATGGACGTTCTCAAAGAACGCGTCAAAATCTGCATTCTCGATATGCTTAAACATCTGTTTTATAAGATCTTCTGTCAGTGTCATCTTTGTTGCCATTTCAATGAAATCCGATCTGCAAGCATGCACCGCAATTGGAATTACCAATGGGTTCATGAACCGTAAAAACTTATAAATCAATGATTTAACACCAGAGGTAGCAGCCCGGCTGCTCATATCGCGTGGTAAATCGATGCTAACACAGACGGATACATCAAATCAATACAAATACTAGGCAAGCTTTCTGCAGGAGTTGGGCTTGAAGCTGAAAAAAAATAATC contains these protein-coding regions:
- a CDS encoding glycosyltransferase — translated: MRVLMLGWEFPPFISGGLGTACHGLTKALGKCGVDITFVLPKAIDSELTSHVNLLAPQTTPTGNPPGKRSAEEVAATFTYEQLAYDEPSTEDFSHVTFQAIPAKVPAPYQQSKPAASSSFFAPPTEMAKQYDQRHTSHKAGPAIRTSPRPGFSSDQATPTSHPVAHEPGSEVEYDGDLYAAAKRYAALTLDLCRNNHDFDVVHAHDWLTFPAGIAASQALSLPLVVHIHSTEFDRAGDNINQAIYAIEKQGLHAATAIIAVSHLTKSIVCNRYDIPPEKVHVVYNGIDNGVITPIQAARPRTIDRNDKIALFLGRITHQKGPEYFVEAAKKVLEKIDNIKFIMAGSGDKTREVIELAAKHGIGNKVLFTGFLRGNDVQRVFQMADVYVMPSVSEPFGIAALEAIRQDVPVIVSKTSGVAEVVRHALKVDFWDTHAIADRIVNVLTRPPLAAELRKHADLELRKLTWDGAAIKTTELYTQLTPTALHS
- a CDS encoding class I SAM-dependent methyltransferase, producing MGSLRAAYYRLTDRLYWKAVRLLYPELLNSQYGYADELKRILGEGKVKRWIDLGCGHAFFSPFVAEKNEYRLDLEDVHVVGIDLDADSIGRHEGLNEKVVCDITERLPMGDGGVDLVTLNMVVEHVKDPVGLMREVERVLSEDGEVLIHTPNKWGYTTLGARLLPEVMIAWAAGVLLGRKGEDVYETHYLMNREKDLRKVAEAAGLELAKVEMVNSSGHLAVLPPLMLVELLWLRLIGKVEGLRGMRPCMIARLKKGQACTVKGKSERVAA
- a CDS encoding nuclear transport factor 2 family protein, with amino-acid sequence MATKMTLTEDLIKQMFKHIENADFDAFFENVHDDVEWTIMGSHAFAGTYKGKKVFRSGAYVPVNKDVKDGAMLHVERVYLDENVAVVEMVSLPTDFKHKTMSNTYCWVMEFDDDLKVFKVRAYVDPALMHKMMVESCS
- the lexA gene encoding transcriptional repressor LexA — encoded protein: MPLSRRVSMNLTPRQLQILTKIRDYRVTKGYSPTMQQLANDLGVSKVTVFEHVEALIKKGALQRDANKARSLRLSPNLQLPDESKKTRLPLVGTIAAGIPIEAVEQREHLDLEELFTSGHVHGDNTFVLRVRGESMIDEHIQDGDYVVCQRRNTARNGETVVAIVDNDEATLKTLFHEKSGQIRLQPANDNFEPIIVDPNRIQIQGTVIGVIRTY
- a CDS encoding GyrI-like domain-containing protein, coding for MSNTNAITTKQIPNMTAIAITRKVTIDQISTTAEACVPHLFQVAEAIHATVIGPCEFIYDGYLNDETSSTYLTMALPIQPGPTDGPIDGLSPEIHICQIPACSCATLQHLGSMEDICSTYKAISDHADKENLHLNKAHFREVYHNWVDYSSPNNITEIQVAIAS
- a CDS encoding GyrI-like domain-containing protein encodes the protein MAQQTSFIIKDTPNYTALCHTRDITFAQIPEVAGEVIPQIWEHALNKLDTCTAGPVVFSYEPSEKPDHIQLTIAIPIVPKDGLELSSSDYQIKHYPPAKVASTEHPGSMTTIGQSWEKLFQSTKEAGLNCECGNGREIYTHWISHESPDNRTEIQALIMD
- a CDS encoding LpxI family protein produces the protein MSQAHTASNLASQLPPIGLIAGQGRMPILEVQGIHAAGRQVACIGLAGQYEPDLPDLCDHFAPVGLIRIGQWCKKLRQFGADEAVMIGRVRKSRMYDPLGIFRQLPDFRAAKIWYRVLRHDRRSQTLLSAVANEMQTCGVKLIDSTQYITDHLASEGIMTKRGLTPAQEADIKFAWPILMNMNNLEIGQAIAVKDREVIAVEAMEGTDAMIKRAGKLCRSGNFILLKGPNPGKDMRFDVPTIGLQTIKTLESAGGSCLVVATNQVILADKPRVIEAANKANITVVGI
- a CDS encoding TrmH family RNA methyltransferase; its protein translation is MSHEMKMIEITSRTNPRVKELVRLRNGRKRRAAGVVLAEGVREVSRAVMAGLVMREIYVCETMVGKDDAVKAGVDEILSRVMGREDGVKLFGVNREVMEKVSYVDGPEGLLAIFEAPNWGLDKLVSGAVDGEVPTEGGVYLVCVQMEKPGNVGAMVRTAAAAGVDAVIAANTAGYPVDVLHPNAIRTSTAAVFDLPTVSADEEEVIAWLVENRVRILAATPAGAVDYREADYGKGLEADRGNRGAEGIGGGGGIAIVIGPEDRGLSNMWLEAADKYGGQRVVIPNKSGIVDSLNASNAAAVLMYEAMRQRGE